In the genome of Raphanus sativus cultivar WK10039 chromosome 9, ASM80110v3, whole genome shotgun sequence, the window tttaaaactaataaataaataataatagtatacaatttattattagtaGAGTAAACATAAGATGaacatttgtataaaattattgcaaaattttgataatattccttaataattaaaactaatgactaaacttaaaatcataaaaatatgacaCATAAGCttctaaaactaataaaaatatgacaaataagcaaaataatattatacgatttaatattattaaagtaaacATAAGATGAACATATCTATAAAATTATAgctaaaaattataattatcatgaatataatgaaaaatatttattaaataatcacTAAAATTGCTTTAAAACTAACAGTTCAAAAAATTGTTAACTAAAACTAATGAATGAATAAACTTAAAATCATGAAAAATATGACACATAAGCttcttaaaactaataaaatataacaaataagcaaaataacgtaaaactatggaaaacatgacaaataagtcAAATCACTTCTtagataatagtatagataaatatatatatatatagatagatagctttttagaaaaaaaaattataaacagaATATAgattgataaattttattggttgtcATTTGAGGGATGAATCTCTAGGTGAACTCAAGAAAAATTCTTTATTTCATGAACTATCCAAACAataatgttttatgtttttttgtgtgtttgcagGAATTGGTTCGAGTTTTGGGTCGTTGATTTTTATTGCTGGAATATACTGGGCATACAAGTTTATTAGAAAGCAAATAAGGTTAAACCAAAAGAAGAAGTTTTTCAAGCGTAACGGTGGTTTATTATTGCAACAACAACTAACATCAACGCAAGGCAATGTCGAAAATACAAGAGTGTTTACCTCGAAAGAACTGGAGAAGGCCACCGAGAACTTTAGCTTAAAGAGAATACTCGGACAAGGTGGTCAGGGTACCGTGTACAAAGGGATGCTGGTCGATGGTAGAATTGTGGCAGTGAAAAAATCTAAAGTCGTGGACGAGGACAAGTTGGAAGAGTTCATCAATGAAGTTGTCATTCTTTCGCAGATCAACCATAGGAACATCGTGAAACTATTGGGATGTTGCCTTGAGACACATGTCCCGGTTCTCGTCTACGAGTTTATTCCTAACGGTAACCTTTTCGAACACCTTCGTGATGAGTGTGGTGATAACATGATGGCTACTTGGGATTTGCGTCTCCTCATTGCTATAGATGTTGCCGGAGCTCTCTCATACTTGCACTCGTCTGCATCGTCTCCAATTTATCACCGAGATGTCAAGTCAACAAATATAATGCTGGATGAGAAGTATCGAGCCAAGGTGTCTGATTTTGGAACCTCAAGATCGGTAACTGTGGATCATACCCACTTGACAACCGTGGTTTCGGGTACTGCGGGCTATATGGATCCCGAGTACTTCCAATCTAGCCAATTCACAGACAAAAGTGATGTTTACAGCTTCGGAGTGGTGCTCGTGGAGCTTATCACCGGAGAAAAGCCGTTTTCTTTCTTGAGGTCTCAAGACAACAGGACATTGTCAAGTTACTTCACTCTTGCGATGAAAGAGAACAAACTCTTTGACATTATCGATCCACGAATCAGAGATGGATGCAACCTGAACCAAGTGACTGCAGCGGCAGATATTGCAAGGACGTGTTTGAacatgaaaaggaaaaaaagaccGAGCATGAGAGAAGTGTCCATGGAATTAGAGAAAATCCGTGGGTCGTCTGAAGACATGCAGTCGCACGAGTACGTTGCTGGCGAAAACAAAGAAGACAAAAACAAGAGAGCCGTGGAAGTTAACATAGGGGAAAGTTCATGGAATGACGTGGCTTTCACCGCTCCAGTTTCTCAAAACAGTGTCGCTACATCGTCATCCTTGTCGTTGTCAGATACTGAACCTTTGTTTCCTCACCAAACTCGGTAGAGTCCCCTACCACCACCTTTTATCTCATATCGTTGCTTTTATGTTCTACTTTGATGCTTGTGTGTGCGAGTGTGAACGTACTTTTTCAATAAAGGTCTCCAAGTTGTGTAATAAAGGATctcatttagcaaaaaaaaaaaaaactttcgaGGAAGATAGTCAACTTTTGGATTGTGTATACGCATGGTTTCGGTTTGGTAGTTGACTTTATTTCCATAATTCATTAGTCAGTTGAGATGTAAAAGATTAAACCCATCACCATTGACATTTTGTTCCATGAAACTTTCATCCAGCGAAGCAGCTTAATGATTTGCTAGCtctcatacaaaaaaaaatcattaggaagaaaaaaatgaaaaattgaaaaccaaaaaaaaaaatgaagagagagagacttttcTTTTGTATCCCACTCTCTCTCCTTACTCTGTTCATCTTCAATGGCCCTTCTTTGATAACAACAGCTCAAAATCCCAACTCATCAAGTTCTTGTAATAGAATCTGTGGAGGGATCTCTATTCCTTTCCCGTTCGGTATCGGACATAAAGACTGTTACCTCAATGACTGGTACGAGGTTGTCTGTAACACCACCACCACATCCAGCTCCGACAAACCCCTAGCTCCGTTCCTCTCTAAGATAAACAGAGAGTTAGTAAGCATCACTCTCCGAAACAACATCGACACTTCATACGGCGTCGTCCACATCAAATATCCGGTGACTTCCTCCGGCTGTTCTCAGCGACCCGCCGTAAAGCCTCCTCCTTTAAACCTCACCGGCAAAGGAAGCCCCTTTTTCATCACCGAGTCGAACCGTCTCGTCTCGGTAGGTTGCGAGGCCAGAGCATTGGTCACCAACATCGAATCTCAGATCATAGGATGCGAATCGAGCTGCGAGAAGAGTCGTCTAGACAAGATCTGCAGTGGTTACAGATGTTGTCAGGCGGTGATCACGGCGGTTAAACCGCAAGTGATCGGCGTTAGCCTAGAAAGCTCAGGTGGTAACACTACTCAAGGAGGAGGAAGGTGTGAAGTC includes:
- the LOC108824464 gene encoding wall-associated receptor kinase-like 10, whose product is MHIPYPFGIGMGCYLEKWYEIKCVNTTISGKHVPFLAAIGKEVVNISLPDLLRIKNPIASKGCSSHGEESELRLNLTGTPFSVGPSNTLIAAGCDITAWLTNIEPSVVGCNSRCGKKSYTTTQSFLTLDDCIGDYGYDDMYCTETSFVDKKSCSGTGCCEAKIPDGHRQIVGVRIDNATTTGGCKVAFLTDENYLLSNGSDPQRLHSKRYATVELGFFIHISNRSFFDSLGCHNWENYTGARGNNDRRSYGIGCVCKKYSSVSSYGRCGCITGYRGNPYIPGGCKDINECLEDPSLCEDAACVNLPGEYKCLHGNHRRPVLAIGIGSSFGSLIFIAGIYWAYKFIRKQIRLNQKKKFFKRNGGLLLQQQLTSTQGNVENTRVFTSKELEKATENFSLKRILGQGGQGTVYKGMLVDGRIVAVKKSKVVDEDKLEEFINEVVILSQINHRNIVKLLGCCLETHVPVLVYEFIPNGNLFEHLRDECGDNMMATWDLRLLIAIDVAGALSYLHSSASSPIYHRDVKSTNIMLDEKYRAKVSDFGTSRSVTVDHTHLTTVVSGTAGYMDPEYFQSSQFTDKSDVYSFGVVLVELITGEKPFSFLRSQDNRTLSSYFTLAMKENKLFDIIDPRIRDGCNLNQVTAAADIARTCLNMKRKKRPSMREVSMELEKIRGSSEDMQSHEYVAGENKEDKNKRAVEVNIGESSWNDVAFTAPVSQNSVATSSSLSLSDTEPLFPHQTR